AAATATTACAGGGTATTTCGACCTACTTTGAGCTATATACACTGCGAACGACATTCGTCTGAGTACGGTCTGGACCCACGGAAAAAATCGACAACGGGATTTCGGACAGTTGTGAAACCCGTTCAAGATAATGCCGTGCATTTGCCGGCAGCTCATCAAGACTTGTGACTCCTGTAATGTCTTCTGTCCATCCCGGCAGTTCTTCATAAACCGGTTCACATTCAGCAAGAACATCAAGACTTGCAGGGAAATGATGAATCACTTCACCTCTATAACGATAAGCCACACAAATCTTCAACGTCTCAATGCCTGTTAGCACATCGAGTGAGTTCAATGACAGATCTGTAATACCGCTCACCCGGCGTGCGTGTCTGACCACCACACTGTCAAACCAGCCAACACGGCGTGCACGACCTGTTGTGGTCCCATACTCACGGCCTACTTCGCGGATTTGCTCACCTGTCGCATCGTTCAGTTCAGTCGGAAATGGACCATCCCCGACGCGTGTGGTATAGGCTTTGGTCACCCCGACAACATGGTCAATCTTCGTCGGACCGACACCCGAGCCGATCGTAACCCCACCGGCAATCGGGTTTGAAGACGTAACAAACGGATACGTGCCCTGATCAATATCAAGCATCACACCCTGTGCCCCTTCAAACAACACACGACGTCCTTCATCCAAGGCATCATTAAGAACAACAGACGTATCACAGACATACT
This sequence is a window from Lentibacillus sp. JNUCC-1. Protein-coding genes within it:
- a CDS encoding adenylosuccinate synthase, which gives rise to MSSVVVVGTQWGDEGKGKITDFLSEHAEVVARYQGGNNAGHTIKFEENTYKLHLIPSGIFFGDKRCVLGNGMVIDPKAFLEELDYLHGHGVNTDNLFVSNRAHVILPYHIKLDILQEEEKGANKIGTTKKGIGPAYMDKAARVGIRIADLLDKDAFYKKLEQNLKEKNRLFERMYDAPALDIDEIFETYYEYGQKIKQYVCDTSVVLNDALDEGRRVLFEGAQGVMLDIDQGTYPFVTSSNPIAGGVTIGSGVGPTKIDHVVGVTKAYTTRVGDGPFPTELNDATGEQIREVGREYGTTTGRARRVGWFDSVVVRHARRVSGITDLSLNSLDVLTGIETLKICVAYRYRGEVIHHFPASLDVLAECEPVYEELPGWTEDITGVTSLDELPANARHYLERVSQLSEIPLSIFSVGPDRTQTNVVRSVYSSK